The following coding sequences lie in one Myxococcus xanthus genomic window:
- a CDS encoding alpha/beta fold hydrolase: MPYRRTTRFVTAPDGTRVAWHTHFGNLREATADSELAARPTVLLTNGIGSSENFWRYLVGNLEQDHRVVHWNYRGHGSSDESLGDGYQIRVHVDDLERITEAAMARGDGRPPHHVAFSMGVRVLLDLYRRRPDLVPSMTLIAGAPGAFGSGADSAGARAFLAATRGMLKLATPTLPLAAPVAHAVMASRFAYPLARMVGALRARAPRADIDEFMLALRRMSPRAYWYTLRGMVEGHSWDVARTVQVPTLIVAASNDLLVPLGEMERMRDAMPHAHWMRVDDAGHAGLLEAGSEIAEAVRVFLVDHGLEPPHEVGEHAPVPPS; this comes from the coding sequence ATGCCCTACCGTCGCACCACGCGCTTTGTGACTGCCCCGGATGGTACCCGGGTCGCCTGGCATACCCACTTCGGCAACCTCCGGGAGGCCACCGCCGACTCAGAGCTGGCGGCCCGCCCCACGGTGCTGCTGACGAACGGGATTGGCTCCTCGGAGAACTTCTGGCGTTACCTGGTGGGAAACCTGGAGCAGGACCACCGGGTGGTGCACTGGAACTACCGGGGCCACGGCAGCAGCGATGAATCCCTGGGGGACGGGTACCAGATTCGCGTGCACGTGGATGACCTGGAGCGCATCACCGAGGCGGCGATGGCCCGGGGGGATGGGCGGCCGCCGCACCATGTGGCGTTCTCCATGGGCGTGCGCGTCCTGCTGGACCTGTACCGGCGGCGGCCGGACCTGGTTCCGTCCATGACGCTCATCGCCGGGGCGCCGGGGGCGTTCGGCTCGGGGGCGGACTCGGCGGGGGCCCGCGCGTTCCTGGCCGCCACCCGGGGCATGCTCAAGCTGGCCACGCCCACGCTGCCGCTGGCGGCGCCCGTGGCGCACGCGGTGATGGCCAGCCGCTTCGCCTATCCCCTGGCGCGGATGGTGGGGGCGCTCCGGGCCCGGGCGCCTCGGGCGGACATCGACGAGTTCATGCTCGCCCTGCGCCGGATGAGCCCCAGGGCCTACTGGTACACCCTCCGGGGCATGGTGGAGGGCCATTCCTGGGACGTGGCCAGGACGGTGCAGGTGCCCACGCTCATCGTCGCCGCCAGCAACGATTTGCTCGTTCCGCTGGGAGAGATGGAACGAATGCGTGACGCAATGCCGCACGCACATTGGATGCGGGTGGATGACGCGGGGCACGCCGGCTTGCTGGAGGCCGGGTCGGAGATCGCCGAGGCCGTGCGTGTCTTCCTCGTGGACCACGGCTTGGAGCCGCCCCATGAGGTCGGGGAGCACGCTCCGGTGCCTCCGTCCTAA
- a CDS encoding phytanoyl-CoA dioxygenase family protein codes for MLCVDVERFDIRPALAHYAEHGYAKLGRVLGDEGLDALRERADDLMLGRVVHPGLFFQPDATTGRYEDAPLGLGWQGPSLDYRKLEKLEKDPRFLAWMENPLFERIARALIPGDIVLYRAILFHKGQAGGSNLPWHQDGGRLWGLTHEPELQVWTALDDAPEDGGCLEVVPGSHRGGLVTPLGGVIPPDAVAAADAESRVLSLPVRAGEAILVHNHLWHRSGRGRPGLRRRAFSACYMDAAVRCLRKKKAPRVFPPMFRR; via the coding sequence ATGCTTTGCGTCGACGTGGAACGGTTCGATATCCGCCCTGCCCTGGCCCACTACGCCGAGCACGGCTACGCGAAGCTGGGCCGCGTGCTGGGGGACGAGGGCCTGGACGCGCTCCGCGAGCGAGCCGACGACCTGATGCTGGGCCGGGTCGTCCACCCGGGCCTCTTCTTCCAGCCGGACGCCACCACCGGCCGCTACGAGGACGCCCCCCTGGGGCTGGGCTGGCAGGGCCCCTCCCTGGACTACCGCAAGCTGGAGAAGCTGGAGAAGGACCCGCGCTTCCTGGCCTGGATGGAGAACCCGCTGTTCGAACGCATCGCCCGGGCGCTCATCCCCGGCGACATCGTCCTCTACCGCGCCATCCTCTTCCACAAGGGGCAGGCCGGCGGCAGCAACCTGCCCTGGCACCAGGATGGCGGCCGGCTGTGGGGGCTCACCCACGAACCGGAGCTGCAGGTCTGGACCGCGCTGGATGACGCCCCCGAGGACGGCGGCTGTCTGGAAGTCGTGCCGGGCAGCCACCGAGGGGGACTGGTGACGCCGCTGGGCGGGGTGATTCCTCCGGACGCGGTGGCGGCGGCCGACGCTGAATCCCGCGTCCTGTCCCTGCCGGTGCGCGCCGGCGAGGCCATCCTGGTCCACAACCACCTCTGGCACCGCTCCGGACGCGGGCGCCCCGGCTTGCGCCGCCGCGCCTTCTCCGCCTGCTACATGGACGCGGCCGTGCGCTGCCTGCGCAAGAAGAAGGCCCCCCGCGTCTTCCCGCCCATGTTCCGCCGCTGA